CTCGTGAGCCGGGCGAGCCGCGGACAAGCGGCCCTGATCGCGCGCCTGCGGGCCGCGCACGCGCCCGACGGCGCGCTCACCTACGTGCGTTTGGCCGAGCGCATCGACCTCACGGGCAAAGCCTGGCTCGGGCGCACGGTAACCACGCGCCTGGCCAACGCGGGCGGGGCCGCGGCCGTGTTCGGGGACCGCGATTACTTGATCCCGAAGGGCGAGCTCCCCTGGGAGCCGAAGAAGGGCGATGTGGTCGAGGACGTGGTCAACGGGGTGGCGCAGAAGTTCGAGGTGCTGCCCCCGGCGACGGGCGAGCCCGAGTGGCGCTACAGCGACCCGGGCGAAACCTTGTTCCGGGTCCATTGCAAGCACAAGGGGACGGCGTGACATGGCCGCACGAATCGTCGAGGTCCGGGACGCGGTCGTCGAACGCATCCGGGCGTGGTGGGAGCCCGCGGCCCCGGACGAGGTCATCGGCCCGTGGGAGATCGACCTCGACACGCGGGAGCTGAAGGGGCGTCGGGTCCAGGTGTTCCCGTCCACCTACGCGGGCGGCCCGGTGACCCGGCTCTCGGACCAGAACGATTACACGGTCGTGATCGTGGTCGCCGAGTTGTACCCGGACGACGGACCGATCCCGGCGGGTTGGATCGACGGGCTGGTGGGGTGGTGCGAGGGGCTGCTCAACGCGATCGGCAGCGTGCGGGCCGAGAACCTGCTGGCGGTCGAGGGGCAACCGGGGTCCGGGTTGTACCCGCAGACCGCGGAATGCACGACCGTTTACGACCTCGAAGAACTGGCCGAGCGGAAGCTCTTTCTGAGCGTGCTGAGCGTGCTGTACCGGGAACAAGTGGAGGCGTGACGTGCTAGCGATCAACGCGAAGGTGTACTGGCGGTCGGGCGGCTCGTATGGGGCGCCGAACTGGACCGAGGCCGCGATCATCGAGAACTTCGCGGTCAACCCGGCCTGGGACCAGGCCGAAACGAACTCGCGCGCGAGCCGGATCAAGCTCCAGGCCAAGTCGCTGCTCGGCTTGGAATTCAGCGGGCGCATGGAAAAGAAGCCCGGGAACGCGAGCTACGAGGCGTTCATGAACGCGCTGTTGACCGACGACGTGATCGACCTGCTCGTGCTCGACGGGCCGAAGGAGCAGGTCGGGGTGCGCGGGTGGCGCGTGGACTGCCAGGTGTTCTCGGCGAACGAGAACCAGGATCTGGCGAACGCGCTGTACCCGGAGATCACGTTCATGCCGACGTCGTCTGACAACGCGCCCAAGGCGGTCAAGGTCGGCCCCGGCCCGGCCCTCACGTACTCGATCCCGGGCACCAACGGGGCCACGTTCAGCTAAGCGGAGGGGCCGTGCCACTTGACATCAAGGCGTACTCCAAGTTCTTCTTCGACCGCGACAACGTCAAGAGCGCGGTCGATCGGGGCACGCGCCGGGCGCTCTCGAAGTTCGGGGCGTTCGTCCGCCAGCGTGCCCGGACCTCGATCAAGAAGAAGAAGGGAATCAGCGACCCGGGCTCCCCGCCGAACTCGCACCTGGGGCTGCTTCGCAAGGGCATCCTGTTCGCGTTCGACCCGGCCGCGAAGTCGGTCGTGATCGGCCCGGTCCCGATGTCCAAGCCGAACGGCGTCCCGGAGCTCCTGGAGAAGGGCGGGACGGTCCCGGGCAACGGGCGCGAGATCTGGATCACGAACACGCCCGGGCGCAACGCCCAGGGCCGGTTCGTCTCGAAGGGCAAGACGCGCGTGGTGCTCGACGGGAACCTCGTGTACCGCCCGCGCCCGTACATGGGGCCGGCGTACCGGGCCGAGCTCCCGAAGGCCCCGCAGATGTTCAAGGACGCAATCCGCTAGTCCCGAGGGCACCGATGCAAGCGTTCAAGAGACGCGGCGCCCAGCGCGCCCGGCTGGTGCAGTTCGAGGAGACGCTCTTGGGCTCGGATTACAGCGCCGACGAACTGGACCTGATGAAAGCGGTGGACCGGTACCGGCGCGAAACGGGCGCCCTGTTCCCGAGTGCCGTCGAGATCCTGCGCCTCGCGCGCGGCCTGGGGTGGGTCCGCGACCCGGCACGGGCGATGGACCGCGACCCGGTGATCGGGGACTTCGTCGAGGCCCCGGCCCCGCCGGTCGCGGACCGGGACCAACCCGTGAAGCGGGACATGCGGCGCAAAGAGAACCGCGGGGCGAAACCGCGGACGTGATTCCACCAGGGGGCACCGATGATCGATCACCCGGTCCTGTTGAAGTTCACCAACGAGACGATCCGCATCACCGCGGACCTGCTCGCCGGGCTCCTCACGCTCCCCACGGCCGCGCTCGACGCGGTGACGGGCCAGGGCCTCGCGGCGGTCCTCGGGACCACGGACGCGGCGCTCATGCGGGCCGAGCCGTGGGGGGCGAGCGACTACCAGAGCGTGACCGCGCATGGCATCACCGGGAGCGACACCGAGGCGCGGGCGCTGCTCACGAACCACGACGTGATCGCGCTGCTGCGGGTGCTCGTGGTCGTCAAACAGATGATTGCCGTGAACGACCAGCTCGGCCCCCTGGTCCGGAAGATCGCGGTCAACCCGCGCGCGCAACTGGTGGGGTGATCCGTGGCCGACTACTACGTCGACGCGACCGGCGGGAGTGATGCCAACCCGGGCACGAGCGTTCAACGGGCACGAGTGCTTCCTGTTCGGGTGCGACACCGGGGCCGACGACTACTCGGACAGCGGGGACTCGGGGGCCGGGGTGTTCGTGCGCGGCGAGCTGGTCGCGGTCCACTGCGGCAAGGTGTCCCAGGAGCGCACGCCCTACGGGACCGGCACCCGGCCCGTGCGAACCCTGCTCGCGCGCGTGCTCCGGCACGACGGCTCGAAGGTGATCCCGTTCGCGACCGCACCGGTCACACTGCCGGCGACGATCCCGGCCGCTCCGACGAGCGCGGCCCCAACGTACTACTACCCGTCCCTCGGCGGGTGCTCGAACGGGAGTTGCCCGGCGCCGACGACCCGGCGCGGGTTCTTCCGGTAACCGTACACCCGACCGGGACACGTGCGCCGTGCAGTCGGGGGGCTGCAGGACGGGCGGCGCGGCGGTCCCGGTCGGGCCGTTTCACCACTTCAAAGGATCACGCAGATGAGCAGCGCGCTAGTGAATCTGGTCGAGGGCGTAGCTCAGCGGGTTGCGGACAACAAGGTCACCGCGACCGACGGGCAGGCGTTCCTCAAGCGATTGGTCCACGGCCCGGTTGCCGCGTTCGCGGTGAAGCTCACCCCGAACCCGTTCGACGACCTGGCCCTGGAGTTCCTCAAGTCGGTCATCCCGAAAGAATAACCTCGGCCACCAGATCGAGTTCTAAATAGAGCGGCCCGCGACATCGATGTCGCGGGCCGCGTTCGTTGGTGGGACATTACTCCTTTGCAGGCATCTCGTCCTTCTTGATCTCGAAACGGTAAAGCACCGGGATCTTCTTCCCGTTGTGCTCCATGTCGCCGGCGACATACCAAAGCCCGTTCAAGCTGACCGTGGCTCCCTTCTTTGCGTCGGGCAGTGAGGACACGACCAGATACCGGACGGTGACTTTTTCCTCCCCCACCACGAACGGATTCGCAGGCCTTCTAATGGCCACGCCTTCAACCACCGTGCCCTCGGTGTTCACTTCGGCAACGGTCAGCGATGATTGAGCTAACCGCCCAACTTGGCCTTTTGCACCCTCAAACACGGTCGTGAAGCCCCCGCCGTACAACTCTGGACTTTTCGTCATCACGGCTAATCGGGTATTGGCTCTCATCAGCATTATTTTCCCTTCACCGGCCGATGCTATGTCTTTTGAGAGCACCTTCGCTTCCGCGATTTCGTCTTTCACTTTCGCAAGTGCCGCATCGTATCCCTTGCGCCACTTCGATACGAGAACCGCGCGCTCTGCTTCGGGCATCGGTGGGGGCAAATCTGCGGCTCGGGCTGAGTTCAATACGAGGGCTATGGTGACAAAAAGTGAGGCGCGGAGCATGGCCAAAATCTCGGAGAAAAGTTTCGGGGTAATCCTACCCCGAAACTCCCCCAAACTACACGAAATGGCCTGATAATTACCCTCATTCCCGGACAGCCCAGAACGAGCCCGCCCGCCACAAACCACTTGTTTTTCAAGCAAATCGATGCAAAATTAGGCTACACCTACCCCGCCTGATAAGCGCAGAATCGTGGGTTCGATTCCCACCCGACCTACTCGACGAAATACTCATCTTCCCGGGGTCCGTGCCCGCGCCGAGGGGCACCCGTCGAAAATCAGAACTCGGTGAACCCGTTGCGACCGCCGGAACCGACCCGGTCCAGTTCACGTGGGCGCCCGCTCTTCTGTGCCCGGGCCACCGCGGAGCGGGGCTTGGCGCGCGCGTTCGGGGCAGAAGCCCCGGACTCGCTGAGTGTGAACCGGGCGACGAGGTCGCGGAGCTGGGCCGCCTGGTCGGTGAGCGTTTGGGCCGTGGCCGACATCTCTTCGGTCTGTGAAGCGTTGCGCTGGGTAACGGCGTCCATCTGTGAGACGGCCTTATTGACCTGTTCGATACCCACGGACTGCTCCTTACCCGCGGCCGCGATCTCCGTGATGATGTCCGTCACGCGCTTCACGCTGGTCACGATCTCACCTAATGTCGAACCGGATTGGTTGACCAGTTCGGTGCCCGCGTCCACCTTCTTGACCGAGTCCTCGATCAGGGACTTGATCTCTTTCGCCGAGGTCGCACTGCGCTGGGCCAGGTTTCGGACCTCAGAGGCGACGACGGCGAACCCGCGCCCCTGTTCGCCCGCACGAGCCGCTTCGACCGCGGCGTTCAGGGCCAGGAGGTTGGTCTGAAACGCGATCTCATCAATGGTCGTGATGATGTCCGCGATCTTCCTCGACGCACCGTTGATCTCACTCATCGCCTCGACCGCGTCACCCACCACTTGGCCCCCGCGCTCCGCGATGTCCTTCGAGTTGCTGGCGAGTTGGCGGGCCTGCTGCGCGCTGTCGGAGTTCTGGCGCACGGTCGCGGTGATCTCTTCCAGGGTGCTGGCCGTTTCTTCCAAACTGCTCGCTTGTTCTTGAGCGCCGGTTGAGATTTCGTCGCTGGCCGTGGACAGTTGAGCGGACGCATCGGCGAGTTGCTCGGACACCTCGCGCACGCCCTCCAGCGCCGTCCGAACCGACGCGATCGCCTTGTTCAGCGAGACGGCCATCTGCCCGACCGAGTCGGTGCCCAGATCGGGTATGTTTTGGGTGAAGTCGCCCGCGGCCAGCGCGTTGACCGTGGCCACCACGGTGTTCACCTTCTGCTGGAGCTCGATGGCCTGGACGCGCTCGTGTTCGGCCCGGGCGCGCGCGGCCGCG
This region of Gemmata massiliana genomic DNA includes:
- a CDS encoding methyl-accepting chemotaxis protein; amino-acid sequence: MNWFRNRTVTTKMLLGYALVCAIVAVCGVLGYRGLSDSREGMRVLYEDYTTAGTDLAKTSIHLARYRNNMVAAANAKDIQAIDRIFGEQKGIRDQITTSLDGYAGTVLRVSRNGRDERKDLDKVRTAVKEYIEAAGVTAQALRAHLGATTPGERDEWKQKTAQALAAAGGKFDTVTAALEELIKTVTTIAKEINEDGNATAAAAQWTLTGGTVATVVLSMLVGVTTARSITGPLGRTVVVLESVAKGDLSKRADADSQDEVGRMAVALNTAIGALVAAKETERVQIEKDRQRAEREATETRERTEREAAAARARAEHERVQAIELQQKVNTVVATVNALAAGDFTQNIPDLGTDSVGQMAVSLNKAIASVRTALEGVREVSEQLADASAQLSTASDEISTGAQEQASSLEETASTLEEITATVRQNSDSAQQARQLASNSKDIAERGGQVVGDAVEAMSEINGASRKIADIITTIDEIAFQTNLLALNAAVEAARAGEQGRGFAVVASEVRNLAQRSATSAKEIKSLIEDSVKKVDAGTELVNQSGSTLGEIVTSVKRVTDIITEIAAAGKEQSVGIEQVNKAVSQMDAVTQRNASQTEEMSATAQTLTDQAAQLRDLVARFTLSESGASAPNARAKPRSAVARAQKSGRPRELDRVGSGGRNGFTEF